The following proteins are encoded in a genomic region of Arcobacter suis CECT 7833:
- the cowN gene encoding N(2)-fixation sustaining protein CowN, with amino-acid sequence MSNNEIRIDERYVSFKNIDCFENACLVIDNMLRVLENPKNMNIYWKKVVPMIPKAYYTRDPKDDEKEALLYLVCSNSFYLDELFEKAEDEQGMKALSVCELECC; translated from the coding sequence ATGTCTAACAATGAAATTAGAATTGATGAAAGGTATGTAAGCTTTAAAAACATAGATTGTTTTGAAAATGCTTGTTTAGTGATTGATAATATGTTAAGGGTTCTTGAAAATCCAAAAAATATGAATATCTACTGGAAAAAAGTAGTTCCAATGATTCCAAAAGCTTATTACACAAGAGACCCAAAAGATGACGAAAAGGAGGCACTTTTATATCTTGTATGTTCTAACTCTTTTTATTTGGATGAACTCTTTGAAAAAGCAGAAGATGAACAAGGAATGAAAGCTTTGAGCGTTTGTGAGTTGGAGTGTTGTTAA
- the mfd gene encoding transcription-repair coupling factor — protein sequence MKNIYEFLKNLKNEKRTKECQLLIVNDDRQAQIASDIVAYLGLKPFVLSDFRANFGDDLLSFSNELQDITRTLSSYYSYKKQDKILISPIRTISYPLPKEKCFDSFTISFADTIKIDELKSKLYNWGYYFVDIVTSEGEVSIRGDIIDICPLGSEFGYRVSLFDDEVESIRKFDIEDQKSTKDEIETFTINPAFLALDENSLSEINEKIENISSDAFIKDIHSLGFWYLDELGEYLPQNLSSFITIDALDELEEVYVFEEKRINKDKFLLTPQIYHSKNYQEIAPANVKEFISFHKEKKITIISGTEAKVKGYDLDLADKNIKYVLENYIINLVSDDEVIISLNKEVKKRRKKKVKLVLDELQLNDYVVHEKHGIGQYKGIEPVTVMGAKRDFVIVMYAGDDKLLIPVENIDLIDRYVADGSSYAMLDKLGKGSFAKLKDKVKDRLFEIANDIIKLAAARELVNGIKINTDKKILEDFQKSAGFDYTKDQKRSIKEIFADLSSGRVMDRLLSGDVGFGKTEVAMNAMLAVILDGFQAIFVCPTTLLATQHYHSMQKRFSEFGISIAKLDGKTSAKEKTHIKKGLASGEIKLVIGTHSLLEIQTDNLALVIIDEEHKFGVKQKEKLKHLREDVHIFSMSATPIPRTLNLALSKLKGMSSLLTPPTERLGVRTYVKEYSDKLIKEIILREKRRGGQLFYVHNNIASIEAKKRDIEQIVPGIKIQVIHSQIKPADAEKVIDAFENKEFDILLATSIVESGLHLPNANSIIIDGADRFGIADLHQLRGRVGRSNKEGFCYYIVEDKKQITEDAVKRLVALESNSYLGSGTALAHQDLEIRGGGNIIGVDQSGHIKQIGYGLYLKMLEDTLATLSGDDKKEKKTVDIKLAISAYISDDYIHEDRVRLELYRRLSRASEIQEVYAIEEEMEDRFGKPDVPTKQFIELIIIKILALNLGIQNISSYEMAITFTKVNDTKETIKSPSKDDDDIIATTLRYLRK from the coding sequence GTGAAAAATATCTACGAATTTTTAAAAAATCTAAAAAATGAAAAAAGAACAAAAGAGTGCCAACTTTTAATCGTAAATGACGATAGACAAGCCCAAATTGCCTCAGATATTGTGGCATATTTGGGTTTGAAACCTTTTGTTTTATCTGATTTTAGAGCAAATTTTGGAGATGATTTATTGTCATTTTCAAATGAACTTCAAGATATTACAAGAACTCTTAGTTCATATTATTCTTATAAAAAACAAGACAAAATCCTGATTTCTCCAATACGAACTATCTCTTATCCACTCCCAAAAGAAAAATGTTTTGATAGTTTTACTATAAGTTTTGCAGACACTATAAAAATCGATGAGTTAAAATCAAAACTTTACAACTGGGGATATTACTTTGTAGATATTGTTACAAGTGAAGGTGAAGTCTCTATTCGTGGAGATATTATTGATATTTGTCCACTTGGAAGTGAGTTTGGATATAGAGTTTCACTTTTTGATGATGAAGTTGAAAGTATTAGAAAATTTGATATAGAAGACCAAAAATCAACTAAAGATGAAATAGAAACTTTTACAATTAACCCAGCTTTTTTAGCCCTTGATGAAAATAGTTTAAGTGAAATAAACGAAAAAATAGAAAATATTTCAAGTGATGCATTTATCAAAGATATTCACTCTTTAGGATTTTGGTATTTAGATGAATTAGGGGAATATTTACCTCAAAACCTTAGTTCATTTATCACAATAGACGCCTTAGATGAACTAGAAGAAGTTTATGTTTTTGAAGAAAAAAGAATAAACAAAGATAAATTTTTATTAACACCTCAAATCTATCACAGTAAAAATTACCAAGAAATCGCCCCTGCAAATGTAAAAGAATTTATCTCTTTTCACAAAGAGAAAAAAATCACAATTATTTCTGGAACGGAAGCAAAAGTAAAAGGTTATGATTTAGACTTAGCCGATAAAAATATCAAGTATGTTTTAGAAAATTACATTATAAATTTAGTTAGTGATGATGAAGTTATCATTTCACTTAACAAAGAAGTAAAAAAACGAAGAAAGAAAAAAGTAAAACTTGTTCTTGATGAACTTCAATTAAACGATTATGTAGTTCATGAAAAACACGGAATTGGACAATACAAAGGAATAGAACCAGTAACTGTTATGGGTGCAAAACGAGATTTTGTAATAGTAATGTATGCAGGTGATGACAAGCTTTTAATTCCAGTTGAAAATATAGATTTAATCGATAGATATGTAGCTGATGGAAGCTCTTATGCAATGCTTGATAAGTTAGGTAAAGGAAGTTTTGCCAAACTAAAAGATAAAGTTAAAGATAGACTTTTTGAAATTGCAAATGATATTATAAAACTAGCAGCTGCAAGGGAACTTGTAAACGGTATCAAAATCAATACAGATAAAAAAATCCTTGAAGATTTCCAAAAAAGTGCAGGATTTGATTATACGAAAGACCAAAAAAGAAGTATCAAAGAGATTTTTGCTGATTTAAGTAGCGGTCGAGTTATGGATAGACTTCTTTCTGGTGATGTTGGATTTGGTAAAACTGAAGTTGCGATGAATGCTATGTTAGCTGTAATTTTAGATGGTTTTCAAGCTATCTTTGTGTGTCCAACGACACTTCTTGCTACTCAACATTATCATAGTATGCAAAAAAGATTTTCTGAATTTGGAATAAGTATTGCCAAACTTGATGGAAAAACAAGTGCAAAAGAGAAAACTCATATCAAAAAAGGTTTAGCAAGTGGTGAGATAAAATTAGTAATTGGAACACACTCTTTACTTGAAATACAAACAGATAATTTAGCTTTAGTAATCATCGACGAAGAGCATAAATTTGGAGTTAAACAAAAAGAAAAATTAAAACATTTAAGAGAAGATGTGCATATCTTCTCAATGAGCGCAACACCAATTCCAAGAACTCTAAACCTTGCTTTATCAAAACTAAAAGGTATGAGTTCACTTCTTACTCCTCCAACTGAGAGATTGGGAGTGAGAACTTATGTAAAAGAGTATAGTGACAAACTAATCAAAGAGATAATTCTAAGGGAAAAAAGAAGAGGTGGACAGCTTTTTTATGTGCATAATAACATAGCTTCAATTGAAGCAAAAAAAAGAGATATTGAACAAATAGTTCCAGGTATTAAAATTCAAGTTATCCACTCTCAAATCAAGCCAGCTGATGCAGAAAAAGTAATTGATGCTTTTGAAAACAAAGAGTTTGATATTTTATTAGCAACTTCAATCGTTGAATCAGGACTTCATTTACCAAATGCAAACTCAATCATCATCGATGGAGCTGATAGATTTGGAATTGCAGATTTACACCAGCTTCGAGGTCGAGTAGGGCGAAGTAACAAAGAAGGATTCTGTTATTACATAGTTGAAGATAAAAAACAAATCACAGAAGATGCAGTAAAAAGATTGGTTGCACTTGAATCAAACTCTTACTTAGGAAGTGGAACGGCATTGGCTCACCAAGATTTAGAAATCAGAGGTGGGGGAAATATTATTGGAGTTGACCAAAGTGGACACATCAAACAAATTGGATACGGTTTATATCTAAAAATGTTAGAAGATACTTTAGCAACTTTAAGTGGAGATGATAAAAAAGAGAAAAAAACAGTAGATATAAAACTAGCAATTTCAGCATATATAAGTGATGATTATATCCATGAAGACCGAGTTAGACTTGAACTTTATAGAAGACTCAGTAGGGCTTCTGAAATTCAAGAAGTTTATGCAATAGAAGAAGAGATGGAAGATAGATTTGGAAAACCAGATGTTCCAACAAAACAGTTTATAGAACTAATCATTATAAAAATTCTAGCGTTAAATCTAGGAATCCAAAATATCAGCTCTTATGAAATGGCAATCACATTCACAAAAGTCAATGATACAAAAGAGACAATAAAATCACCAAGTAAAGATGATGACGATATTATTGCTACAACTTTGAGATATTTGAGAAAGTAA
- a CDS encoding GNAT family N-acetyltransferase, with the protein MLDLEFKECQKNDIKEVVFIINEAYRAERKNNAWTTESHILTGIRVNEDVMGKLLDEKNTKTYISKVENKIVGTIQAKLDGENIHIGLFAVDTKFQAEGIGKKLLEFAENSSSKLWGKSSFIMEVISTRIELMEYYIRRGYQNTNSFIEFPKSELWTPNTNEELKLLVLKKTI; encoded by the coding sequence ATGTTAGATTTAGAGTTTAAAGAGTGTCAAAAAAATGATATAAAAGAAGTTGTTTTTATAATAAATGAAGCTTATAGAGCAGAAAGAAAAAATAATGCTTGGACAACTGAATCTCATATATTAACTGGAATTAGAGTAAATGAAGATGTGATGGGAAAACTTTTAGATGAAAAAAACACTAAAACATATATTTCAAAAGTTGAAAATAAAATAGTTGGAACTATTCAAGCTAAACTTGATGGTGAAAATATACATATTGGACTTTTTGCTGTTGATACGAAATTTCAAGCAGAAGGAATAGGAAAAAAACTCTTAGAATTTGCAGAAAACAGTTCATCTAAACTTTGGGGAAAATCTAGTTTTATAATGGAAGTAATATCTACAAGAATTGAACTGATGGAATATTACATTAGAAGAGGGTATCAAAATACAAATAGTTTTATAGAGTTTCCAAAATCAGAACTTTGGACACCTAATACAAATGAAGAACTTAAACTTTTAGTATTAAAAAAAACTATTTGA